A section of the Triplophysa dalaica isolate WHDGS20190420 chromosome 8, ASM1584641v1, whole genome shotgun sequence genome encodes:
- the LOC130427326 gene encoding uncharacterized protein LOC130427326, which produces MSAQPQCVEAIPLHYPKEVTNDTARKVYKNKRLTENSETLFADLHKDGSTSNLIFYTNRPHSWHKAIISEFPNAERKGICGGFQLKIKNEDDVTMINVNIYKTTGIVVVKSTQGLFEQNFLSIKGRLQLEPDNEQPTTEEPDRTPVSDDQQEHTDPPNAEQPKDLHSHCYCTDMRERFTALEGELVQLREITLSLQTIQSPDQSGNKPTAKQKEGDNIRKELSSLQAEVKQLVQGRERLKVQLASLETQITQQTESQRTQLTALREEIRELKHEKDTHLTALNSKNGPEQQVTLQTVHSSQTSLSQPSQNPPSSPNPLPSTDQRNEPDNTPTPTEDSQKTDIVLLIDSNGKFIDEKKLFPKQRVSKLWCPNTHSALRLLNKDNLGSPSHIIIHTGTNDLRAQQERVATALERVIEKATTTFPNAKITISTLLPRKDFHPDTIQQINANLSRTCALKPQVHLAHHPTLDLTCLYDHVHLYRASVPIFTKKLKDVALNRNTNNPPRSNGARQSLPRPWMNHTAPSKNSQRLGPPPCQNNSQQTRAPPLLPTPPTRHMQQNSSSLSYAQTVSRNSTPTSAQAPTAELKDIHQMLNLICSHLLY; this is translated from the coding sequence ATGAGTGCACAACCCCAATGTGTGGAGGCCATTCCTCTACACTACCCAAAAGAGGTTACGAACGATACAGCAAGGAaagtctacaaaaacaaaagactcacAGAAAACTCAGAGACTTTATTCGCAGACCTTCATAAAGATGGTAGCACCAGTAACCTGATCTTCTACACCAACCGACCTCATTCATGGCACAAAGCCATCATCTCAGAATTCCCAAACGCTGAAAGAAAAGGCATCTGTGGGGGTTTCcagctaaaaattaaaaatgaggatGACGTAACAATGATAAATgttaacatctacaaaacaacaggGATAGTTGTAGTGAAAAGCACTCAAGGTCTTTTCGAACAAAACTTCCTCAGTATCAAAGGAAGATTACAACTGGAACCCGACAATGAGCAACCCACCACAGAGGAACCAGACAGAACCCCAGTTTCTGATGATCAGCAAGAACATACAGATCCTCCTAACGCAGAACAACCAAAGGACCTCCATTCACATTGCTACTGTactgacatgagagagagatttacagcCCTGGAGGGGGAACTAGTACAGCTCAGAGAAATTACTCTTTCTCTCCAAACCATACAAAGCCCAGACCAATCCGGCAACAAAcccacagccaaacaaaaagaGGGAGACAACATCAGGAAAGAACTGTCTTCACTTCAGGCCGAAGTGAAGCAGCTAGTGCAAGGAAGGGAGAGGCTCAAGGTTCAGCTGGCATCACTGGAAACCCAGATcacacagcagacagagagTCAACGGACCCAGCTAACTGCTTTAAGAGAGGAGATAAGAGAACTGAAACACGAAAAAGATACCCACCTCACAGCCCTCAACTCCAAAAATGGTCCAGAACAACAGGTCACCCTTCAAACGGTCCACAGCTCACAGACCTCATTGTCACAACCCAGCCAAAACCCACCATCTTCACCAAACCCTTTGCCCAGTACAGATCAACGCAATGAACCCGACAACACTCCAACACCCACCGaggactcacagaaaacagatattgtccttCTGATAGACTCAAATGGGAAATTCATAGACGAAAAAAAGCTCTTCCCCAAACAAAGGGTGTCCAAACTCTGGTGCCCCAACACGCACAGTGCCCTCAGACTACTGAACAAGGACAACCTAGGATCACCAAGCCACATTATAATTCACACTGGCACAAACGACCTGAGAGCACAACAAGAAAGAGTGGCCACAGCACTCGAAAGGGTAATCGAAAAAGCTACAACCACCTTCCCAAATGCCAAAATCACCATCTCGACACTGCTACCACGGAAAGACTTCCACCcagacacaattcaacaaataaacgcAAATCTCTCTAGAACTTGTGCACTCAAACCTCAAGTGCACCTGGCACATCATCCCACCTTGGACCTTACATGCCTCTATGACCATGTACACCTGTACAGAGCGTCTGTCCCCatctttacaaagaaattaaaagatgttgctCTAAACCGCAACACAAACAACCCCCCTAGAAGCAACGGAGCAAGGCAGTCCCTACCCAGACCATGGATGAACCACACCGCACCTTCTAAAAACAGCCAGAGACTGGGCCCCCCTCCttgccaaaacaacagccaacagaccagagcaccacccctgctgcctacaccccccacccggcatatgcaacagaactccagcagcctaagctatgcccagacagtgagcagaaactccacaccgacatctgcacaagctccaacagccgagctaaaagacatccatCAGATGCTGAACCTAATCTGCTCACACCTACTGTACTAA